From Aedes albopictus strain Foshan chromosome 1, AalbF5, whole genome shotgun sequence, one genomic window encodes:
- the LOC134288881 gene encoding uncharacterized protein K02A2.6-like translates to MDGSRFSLQKLNNANYSSWRFKVELLLVREELWRYVTPGEKPTTESDAVWSTGDVKARATIGLLLIEDNQHPLIRSSTTAKEAWTALQNHHQQDTSSIATRWRKWKRSLELFLEVNSVALASRKKSYLLHYAGPAVQDIFYELEGHDAPPPAGSDVYREAIRLLDNYFAPMASIPYDRFVFRSIRQKEDETVDQFVSRLREQGRLCDYGAALDMRITEQIFDHCISEELREVILKKKLMTVNEIVEEARMIETVHRNKELMAMEKDEAKESAAKASTEDHTINRIKANKKKAVCFRCGLAGHFANDKACPARNKICDRCSLAGHFKKMCKTKHDPPKHKKRDKVLMVSETERRGREDITSGDDTASESGSDVCHIYATNCKQGFVTCYAGGVKLDWVVDSGAHVNVISRKTWNDLKQKGCLYVTERKPRNALRVYGDGELGVHKVIRTDIATQSSKVSHLIYVVDQQKGVNLLSKQTSIDLGILEIRGEVFNVEQRAKPTVGKLKGVQVEVKINKNVTPVQQPCRRLPIPLQKPVEDKLEELLQQDIIEPAPLKITWASPLVVTPKNGGRNVRLCVDMRQANKAIIPDRHPLPTFEEIMPHLDGCRFFSKIDLVQAFHQLELSPASREITTFVTPNAYYRYKRLMFGMNCAAEVFQREIERVLHGLPGTKVFIDDALVYASTKKEHDKRVAAVLRRLSEYGLTVNDEKCEYGKESVDFMGHTLSSKGILPTDDKVSAVQAFRQPQDAKEMRSFLGLVNYLGKFVPNLSSISAPLREMTVKGVKFVWTEERKEAFQKVKTALSNPNYLGYYSPSNPTTLITDASDCGLDAVLMQTVNGQPRVISYASKTLSPTEKKYPTLDKEALAIVWATERFQMYLRGLHFVILTDHKPLVNIFCDSSIPNQRQERWALRMQSYRYTIRHVPGELNIADPFSRLSEVANARTFDKEAERVLCSIVEVNKPSAVTFDEIARCSQEDVETQQVKRALHDGNWIETIKTYAPFKSELCFANEVLLRKSKLVVPRQLRSTVLALAHTGHPGQEKMKRRLRAAVWWPGIDGDVQKSCKECFDCQLVAPFDKPEPLRIRELPSAPWVHLAGDFLGPLPNGYYLFVLIDLYSRYMIVEPMNQTTSNDVIRTLKEIFTRMGLPQVITLDNAKNFSSQLLKDFCVDRGIKLTHTTPYWPSANGEAERQNQSLLKVLRISQNKGTDWKEALQEYMYMYSITPHSTTGVAPANLMFGRRFRDLIPHVQDCTLDDGELRDKDWVAKYQAKENRDKRVGARESPVDVGDQVLMKNLLPQNKLSSKFLPTPATVVDRIGNSVTLKTSEGQVYKRNTSHVRPFIQQSNVEAHVPEPAELEVSSGTANMTGERPQRERRLPKRFDDYLV, encoded by the exons ATGGACGGAAGCCGATTCAGCCTGCAAAAGCTGAACAACGCCAATTATTCAAGCTGGCGCTTCAAGGTTGAACTTTTGTTGGTACGGGAGGAGCTGTGGCGTTATGTGACACCAGGTGAGAAACCAACAACGGAATCGGATGCAGTTTGGTCCACTGGAGACGTCAAGGCCAGGGCAACCATCGGGTTACTACTGATCGAGGACAATCAACACCCGTTGATCCGGTCATCGACAACCGCAAAGGAAGCATGGACGGCCCTCCAGAATCACCACCAGCAG GATACTTCCTCGATCGCCACGAGATGGAGGAAGTGGAAGCGGTCGCTAGAATTATTCCTGGAGGTGAACTCGGTAGCTCTGGCGTCCCGTAAGAAATCCTATCTGCTTCATTATGCCGGACCAGCGGTGCAAGACATCTTTTACGAGCTCGAAGGACATGATGCGCCCCCACCGGCGGGAAGTGACGTTTATCGTGAGGCGATTAGACTGTTGGACAACTATTTTGCACCAATGGCCAGCATTCCCTACGATCGGTTCGTGTTTCGCAGCATCAGACAAAAAGAGGACGAAACAGTCGACCAGTTTGTCAGCCGACTAAGAGAACAAGGAAGACTATGCGATTACGGGGCCGCACTGGACATGAGAATTACGGAGCAAATCTTTGACCACTGCATCTCAGAAGAACTACGGGAGGTGATTCTCAAGAAGAAGTTGATGACGGTGAACGAAATCGTTGAAGAGGCACGGATGATTGAAACCGTTCATCGAAATAAGGAGCTCATGGCGATGGAAAAGGACGAAGCGAAGGAAAGTGCTGCAAAGGCTTCAACCGAGGATCACACTATCAACCGGATCAAGGCAAACAAGAAAAAGGCAGTGTGTTTCCGGTGCGGACTCGCAGGCCATTTTGCGAACGACAAAGCTTGTCCCGCAAGGAACAAAATATGCGACCGGTGTAGCCTCGCAGGCCATTTTAAGAAAATGTGCAAAACTAAACACGATCCACCGAAGCATAAGAAACGTGACAAAGTTCTAATGGTGTCCGAAACCGAGAGACGAGGGCGTGAAGACATCACTTCCGGCGACGACACCGCAAGCGAGAGTGGCAGCGATGTGTGTCACATTTATGCAACGAACTGCAAACAAGGATTCGTTACGTGCTACGCAGGCGGCGTAAAGCTGGATTGGGTGGTGGACTCTGGAGCTCACGTGAATGTGATCAGCAGAAAGACTTGGAATGACCTAAAACAAAAGGGATGCCTTTACGTCACAGAGAGGAAACCACGGAATGCCCTTCGTGTATACGGCGACGGTGAACTGGGCGTCCATAAAGTGATCAGGACTGATATTGCGACGCAGTCTAGCAAAGTGAGTCACCTGATATATGTAGTGGACCAGCAGAAAGGAGTTAACCTGCTCAGCAAGCAAACATCAATCGATCTGGGAATCCTGGAAATTCGAGGAGAGGTGTTCAACGTGGAGCAGCGAGCGAAACCAACAGTTGGAAAACTTAAGGGCGTACAAGTGGaggtaaaaatcaacaaaaacgtAACACCTGTTCAGCAACCATGTAGGCGGCTGCCTATTCCATTGCAAAAACCTGTCGAGGACAAATTGGAGGAGCTGTTGCAACAGGATATAATCGAACCAGCGCCGCTCAAGATTACCTGGGCCTCGCCACTGGTGGTGACACCGAAGAACGGAGGGAGAAATGTTCGCCTGTGTGTTGATATGCGGCAAGCGAACAAGGCCATCATCCCAGATCGACACCCATTACCGACCTTCGAGGAGATAATGCCGCACCTCGACGGCTGCCGATTCTTCAGTAAGATAGACTTGGTGCAGGCGTTTCATCAATTGGAGCTGTCACCGGCATCTAGAGAAATCACTACTTTCGTTACCCCAAATGCCTACTACCGCTACAAAAGGTTGATGTTCGGTATGAACTGCGCCGCAGAAGTGTTTCAGCGCGAAATCGAGCGAGTTCTTCATGGTCTACCTGGAACGAAAGTATTCATTGACGATGCGCTTGTGTACGCCTCGACGAAAAAGGAACACGATAAGCGAGTGGCTGCAGTTCTGCGCAGACTATCGGAGTACGGACTAACGGTAAACGACGAGAAGTGTGAGTATGGCAAGGAGTCTGTCGATTTCATGGGTCATACCCTGTCATCAAAAGGAATACTACCAACGGACGATAAAGTATCAGCAGTTCAAGCTTTTCGACAGCCACAAGATGCTAAGGAGATGCGAAGCTTCTTGGGCTTGGTAAACTACCTAGGTAAATTCGTGCCCAATCTGTCCAGCATTTCGGCACCTCTGCGTGAGATGACGGTTAAAGGAGTGAAGTTCGTTTGGACCGAGGAACGAAAGGAAGCTTTTCAAAAGGTCAAAACAGCCCTGTCGAACCCGAACTACCTAGGCTACTATAGTCCAAGCAATCCGACAACCCTAATTACCGATGCCAGCGATTGTGGTCTCGATGCAGTACTGATGCAAACAGTCAATGGTCAACCACGAGTGATAAGCTACGCCAGCAAAACACTTTCGCCGACTGAGAAAAAGTATCCGACTTTGGACAAAGAGGCACTTGCAATTGTCTGGGCTACGGAGCGCTTCCAAATGTATCTGCGAGGTTTGCATTTCGTGATCCTAACAGACCATAAACCACTGGTCAATATTTTTTGCGATTCTTCCATTCCAAACCAACGCCAAGAAAGATGGGCATTGCGAATGCAGTCCTATCGGTACACTATACGCCATGTTCCAGGTGAGCTGAATATTGCGGATCCTTTCTCTAGATTATCCGAAGTGGCGAACGCAAGAACTTTCGACAAGGAAGCGGAAAGGGTCCTTTGCTCCATTGTGGAAGTCAACAAACCATCTGCGGTAACCTTCGACGAGATTGCTCGGTGTTCTCAAGAGGACGTTGAAACACAGCAAGTAAAGAGAGCGCTGCACGATGGCAACTGGATCGAAACTATCAAAACCTATGCACCATTCAAGTCGGAACTATGTTTTGCGAATGAAGTACTGCTCAGAAAAAGCAAACTGGTGGTACCGAGACAACTCCGAAGTACGGTGCTAGCATTGGCACATACAGGACACCCAGGACAGGAGAAGATGAAGAGAAGACTTCGAGCAGCTGTATGGTGGCCAGGGATCGATGGCGATGTGCAGAAGTCGTGTAAGGAATGTTTCGATTGCCAGCTGGTAGCACCGTTTGACAAACCAGAACCGCTGCGTATCAGAGAACTCCCTTCCGCTCCGTGGGTCCATTTGGCTGGAGATTTTTTGGGACCACTTCCCAACGGTTACTACTTGTTTGTACTGATCGACTTGTACAGCAGGTATATGATCGTTGAACCTATGAATCAGACAACTTCGAATGACGTGATCCGCACACTGAAGGAAATATTTACCAGAATGGGACTGCCGCAAGTTATTACCTTGGATAACGCTAAAAACTTTTCGAGTCAACTATTGAAGGACTTCTGTGTTGACCGCGGTATCAAGCTGACCCACACCACACCTTACTGGCCGAGTGCCAACGGAGAAGCTGAGCGACAAAACCAGTCGCTTCTGAAGGTTTTGAGGATTAGCCAGAACAAGGGGACTGACTGGAAAGAGGCGTTACAAGAATATATGTACATGTACTCGATTACGCCTCATTCGACAACAGGTGTGGCCCCGGCCAATCTCATGTTTGGCCGGCGTTTTCGTGATTTGATTCCACACGTACAAGACTGTACATTGGACGATGGAGAACTACGTGACAAGGACTGGGTTGCCAAGTATCAAGCTAAGGAAAACAGGGATAAAAGAGTCGGAGCAAGAGAATCGCCGGTCGATGTCGGGGATCAGGTTTTGATGAAGAATCTGTTGCCACAAAACAAACTATCTTCCAAGTTCTTGCCAACGCCAGCAACAGTAGTCGACAGGATCGGAAACAGCGTCACCCTCAAAACAAGTGAAGGTCAGGTGTACAAGCGGAATACGTCACATGTAAGGCCTTTTATCCAGCAATCCAACGTCGAAGCTCATGTTCCGGAACCAGCTGAACTGGAGGTGTCATCCGGCACTGCGAACATGACGGGTGAAAGACCACAACGTGAAAGAAGACTTCCAAAGCGTTTTGATGATTACTTGGTATGA